The proteins below come from a single Miscanthus floridulus cultivar M001 chromosome 1, ASM1932011v1, whole genome shotgun sequence genomic window:
- the LOC136470990 gene encoding uncharacterized protein, with amino-acid sequence MDADETQPQEPSLPPPRAAVRSRPSSWSSSGSSGGVEYTSLRDVLAEAGPGSGGGSFGDAAGPAAIDFNASNINIRNQLLKHAASAYLQSAIVVPPRDRGCLSRLWRRLLHRGRCRVLLRPWPECCGDAGDPACLCAASVAGSVRRLVAFLSGCVARMWT; translated from the coding sequence ATGGACGCTGATGAGACCCAGCCGCAAGAGCCGTCTCTGCCTCCGCCCCGCGCTGCCGTCCGGTCCCGGCCGTCGAGCTGGAGCAGCAGcgggagcagcggcggcgtcgAGTACACGAGCCTCCGGGACGTGCTCGCCGAGGCCGGTCccgggagcggcggcggcagcttcGGGGACGCTGCCGGCCCCGCCGCGATCGACTTCAACGCGTCCAACATCAACATCCGCAACCAGCTGCTGAAGCACGCCGCGTCGGCGTACCTCCAGTCGGCGATCGTCGTCCCGCCGCGGGACCGTGGGTGCCTCAGCAGGCTGTGGAGGAGGCTGCTGCACCGCGGGCGGTGCCGCGTCCTCCTGCGGCCGTGGCCGGAATGCTGCGGCGACGCCGGGGACCCAGCGTGCCTCTGCGCCGCGTCCGTTGCAGGCTCGGTGCGCCGGCTCGTCGCCTTCCTGTCCGGCTGCGTCGCTCGCATGTGGACGTAG
- the LOC136478530 gene encoding uncharacterized protein: protein MLRRRARDPAAVLILPAILLLAAAVAAAVAMAAEEALPMPMPMEVYFTPAELARIAGYGEEPVSSVSVSGQLTCELCLRPGSHLLTLEMPGAKVAVSCRSERTPNNQLDSFAFATTDEYGNFTIDLPPQLHATPDLEKACTVRVLQLPTDSCRLRHRTGDTYGLRLSSVEDGVRAYTAGVIRLQDSATPSDHCVGVEHMSQRR, encoded by the exons ATGCTGCGGAGGAGAGCGAGAGACCCCGCCGCCGTCTTGATTCTACCTGCCATCCTGctcctggcggcggcggtggccgcagcggtggccatggcggcggaggAAGCGTTGCCGATGCCGATGCCGATGGAGGTCTACTTCACGCCCGCGGAGTTGGCGCGCATCGCGGGGTACGGCGAGGAGCCGGTGTCGTCGGTCTCCGTGTCCGGGCAGCTTACCTGCGAGCTCTGCCTCCGCCCCGGCTCCCACCTTCTCACCTTGGAGATGCCAG GCGCTAAGGTAGCAGTAAGCTGCAGAAGTGAACGGACTCCCAACAACCAATTGGATAGCTTTGCATTTGCTACGACGGATGAGTACGGCAACTTCACGATTGATCTCCCTCCCCAGCTCCACGCCACGccagacctggagaaggcctgcACCGTCAGGGTGCTCCAGCTCCCGACAGACTCGTGCCGGCTTCGCCACCGCACCGGCGACACCTATGGCCTCAGGCTATCATCTGTAGAAGACGGCGTCCGAGCCTACACTGCTGGGGTGATACGGCTTCAAGACAGCGCTACGCCGTCCGATCATTGTGTGGGTGTGGAGCACATGTCTCAAAGAAGATGA
- the LOC136477721 gene encoding putative hydrolase C777.06c — MDSGPAPTHPTGAAAAVASPSSSSSSSSSLIFLGTGCSGALPDARCLIQPPEPPCTVCSTALSLPPDRNPNYRCNTSLLIDYCHDDGTHKYILIDVGKTFREQVLQWFVRHKIPSIDSIILTHEHADAVLGLDDLWVALPSSQRNEIGKVPIFLTQFTMDSVAARFPNLVKQKLQEGDDFARPAQLDWTIIEGDVDKPFVASELEFWPLPVMHGEDYVCLGFLFGRKVRVAYLSDVSRILPTTEHAISKSGAGQGQLDLLILETNRLHGAGDDRSCHLTLSQSLDAVKRICPKQALLIGMNHEFEHHRENQLLARWSCREGIPVQLAHDGLRIFIDL; from the exons ATGGACTCTGGTCCGGCGCCCACGCACCCAACAGGAGCTGCCGCGGCGGTGGCTtctccgtcgtcgtcgtcgtcgtcgtcttcatcgcTCATCTTTCTGGGCACGGGCTGCTCCGGCGCGCTCCCCGACGCGCGATGCCTCATCCAGCCGCCGGAGCCGCCGTGCACCGTCTGCTCCACGGCCCTCTCCCTGCCGCCGGACCGGAACCCCAACTACAG GTGCAACACCTCCCTCTTGATAGATTATTGCCATGATGATGGGACTCACAAGTACATTCTAATCGATGTCGGCAAGACCTTTAGAGAACAAGTTCTCCAGTGGTTTGTGCGCCACAAAATTCCTTCCATTGATTCG ATTATTCTCACGCATGAGCACGCAGATGCTGTCTTAGGCCTTGATGATCTCTGGGTGGCACTACCGAGTAGTCAGAGAAATGAAATTGGCAAGGTTCCTATTTTTCTCACCCAATTCACAATGGACAG TGTTGCAGCAAGATTTCCCAACTTGGTTAAACAGAAGCTGCAGGAAGGTGATGACTTTGCCAGACCTGCTCAACTCGATTGGACGATCATTGAGGGTGATGTTGACAAGCCATTTGTAGCATCGGAGCTTGAGTTTTGGCCGTTGCCA GTTATGCATGGAGAGGACTATGTCTGTTTAGGCTTCTTATTTGGGAGGAAAGTCAGAGTTGCGTATTTATCTGATGTCTCAAGAATTCTACCTACAACTGAGCATG CAATTTCGAAGTCTGGTGCTGGACAAGGGCAACTAGATCTACTTATACTAGAAACAAACAGGTTGCATGGGGCG GGAGATGATCGCAGTTGCCATTTGACTCTGAGTCAG AGTCTTGACGCTGTCAAGAGGATATGCCCTAAACAAGCTCTGTTGATTGGAATGAACCACGAGTTTGAACATCACAGAGAAAACCAGCTGTTAGCGAGATGGTCTTGCAG GGAAGGAATACCAGTACAACTAGCTCATGACGGCCTGCGTATCTTCATTGACCTGTAA
- the LOC136471000 gene encoding protein kinase PINOID-like, with the protein MAAPTSSSTTATAAPASSPPPKPPNHAASTMMEPQSPSPCPDAAAPAASSVSSASCCSTSSSAGSSQADRSSTFSVDSSSAATPSSSPPRPHRASDVAWAPIRGRALGPRDFTLLRRVGAGDIGTVYLCRLESQAAEGSSACEYAMNVVDRCALAKKGKLARAAAEKRVLRRLDHPFLPTMFADFDAGTDYSCIIMEFCPGGDLHSLRHRMPGRRFPLASARFYAAEVLLALEYLHMLGIVYRDLKPENVLIHGDGHIM; encoded by the coding sequence ATGGCCGCTCCGACCTCCTCGTCCACCACCGCAACCGCCGCGCCCGCATCGTCGCCACCGCCCAAGCCTCCAAACCACGCCGCCAGCACCATGATGGAACCACAGTCGCCGTCGCCCTGCCCCGACGCCGCCGCGCCCGCGGCCTCCAGCGTCAGCTCGGCGAGCTGctgcagcaccagcagcagcgcCGGCAGCAGCCAAGCGGACCGCTCGTCGACGTTctccgtcgactcgtcgtcggccgcgacgccgtcgtcgtccccGCCGCGCCCGCACCGCGCGAGCGACGTGGCGTGGGCGCCCATCCGGGGCCGGGCGCTCGGCCCGCGGGACTTCACGCTCCTCCGCCGCGTCGGGGCCGGGGACATCGGCACCGTCTACCTGTGCCGCCTCGAGAGCCAGGCCGCCGAAGGGTCGTCCGCGTGCGAGTACGCCATGAATGTGGTGGACCGGTGCGCGCTCGCCAAGAAGGGCAAGCTGGCCCGCGCCGCGGCTGAGAAGCGCGTCCTGCGGCGGCTCGACCACCCGTTCCTGCCCACCATGTTCGCGGACTTCGACGCCGGCACGGACTACTCGTGCATCATCATGGAGTTCTGCCCGGGCGGCGACCTCCACTCCCTCCGCCACCGCATGCCAGGCCGCCGCTTCCCGCTCGCGTCCGCGCGGTTCTACGCCGCCGAGGTGCTCCTCGCGCTCGAGTACCTGCACATGTTGGGCATCGTGTACCGCGACCTCAAGCCAGAGAACGTGCTGATACACGGCGACGGCCACATCATGTAA